GTGAAGGTCTTCCACGCCGCCCGTCAGGATCTGGAGATCTTCTTCGTCGAGGGCGGGGTCATCCCCGCGCCGCTTTTTGACACGCAAGTCGCCGCCATGGTGTGCGATTTCGGCGAGCAGGTCGGCTACGAGACGCTGGTGCGCAAGATCGCGAAGGCCTCCGTCGACAAGTCGTCGCGCTTCACGGACTGGTCCCGCCGCCCGCTGTCAGACGCGCAAAAGCTTTACGCGCTCGCCGATGTGACCCATCTGCGCGACATCTACGAATACCTCTCCAAACGGCTGGAGCGCACCGGTCGCAAGCCATGGGTCGAAGAAGAGATGGCGGTGCTGCGCGCGCCGGAGACCTACAAGGTCGATCCCGATCACGCGTGGAAGCGCGTGAAGGTGCGCACCAATGCGCCGAAATTCCTCGCCCTCGTGCGCGAGCTGGCCCGGTTCCGCGAGGCCCATGCGCAAGAGCGCAATATCCCGCGCAACCGGGTGTTCAAGGACGACGCGCTGCTTGAGCTGGCCTCGACCAAGCCGAAGTCAGAGCGTGATCTGGGCAAGTCCCGCCTGCTTTTGCGCGAGGCGCGCAAGGGCGCGATTGCCGAAGGTATCCTGAAGGCGGTCGATGCGGGTCTCAATTGCCCGCCGGAGGACATGCCGCAGGTGCCGCCCGCCCGCGACCGCTCCGCCATGAACACGGCGCTGGCCGATCTGCTGCGGGTGATGCTGAAGGCCAAGGCCGAAGAGGTCGGCATTGCGCAAAAGCTCATCGCCACGGCGTCCGATCTGGACGACATCGCGCTTGGTCAGCGCGATGGGTTGGCGTTGCAAGGCTGGCGCGGTGAGGTGTTCGGCCACGACGCGCTGCGGCTTTGCGATGGGAAGCTCGCGCTGTCCTGCGACGGCAACGCCGTCAAAATCATCGAGATTTAGCGGCGCACCGCGCGGCGGTTGCTCTGCCCGATCACCGTGATCGTGCGCACCGTGGCAAGCCTGCGGTTCGACACCGCAGCGCCCGCGATGATCTCGCGCGATTGCACCGTGCCCTGGCGCGTGCGCACCGGCGGTGGGGCTACGCGGAACTCATAGGTCAGGGTCGTCGGGTCCTCGATATCGACCTCGACCAGCTCCGCGTCCCAAAAGCCCTGTACCGGCGGCAGGCCCACGGTGCGAATGATTGCGCCCTCTGGCGTCGGGTCCACCTGCAACGAGGTCACCTGGGCCACGAACTGGCGCG
The nucleotide sequence above comes from Litoreibacter ponti. Encoded proteins:
- the rnd gene encoding ribonuclease D, producing MITITTTEALAAFCERAREHPYVTVDTEFLRERTYYAKLCLIQLAVPGDDRNDAVLVDPIEGSEMSLEPLYDLFRDDSVVKVFHAARQDLEIFFVEGGVIPAPLFDTQVAAMVCDFGEQVGYETLVRKIAKASVDKSSRFTDWSRRPLSDAQKLYALADVTHLRDIYEYLSKRLERTGRKPWVEEEMAVLRAPETYKVDPDHAWKRVKVRTNAPKFLALVRELARFREAHAQERNIPRNRVFKDDALLELASTKPKSERDLGKSRLLLREARKGAIAEGILKAVDAGLNCPPEDMPQVPPARDRSAMNTALADLLRVMLKAKAEEVGIAQKLIATASDLDDIALGQRDGLALQGWRGEVFGHDALRLCDGKLALSCDGNAVKIIEI